Below is a window of Lacibacter sp. H407 DNA.
GGTTATACGCTGTTGAGTTATGCATCGTTATTTAAGAACCTGTTATCGATAGGATCTGATTATATGATCCAGAAAAGCAAGCTGGATGATAATGATCCTGCATTGAACCGCACCTGCGATCTCATCTATAGTAATTACGAATCCAAAACAGGCGTAAACTTCTCTACGCAACGCCAGATAACTATTTTGCAGCAAACTAAACTGGATGTAGAGTTGAAATTCAAGGACTACAAGTTCAATGAAGAGATGACGTATCCTTTTGCAATTCCTAAAAAATTCAAAAGAATCTGACCTGCTATACGTTTTTAGAAAACAGGGCGTTAACTCTTTTCGGGCCTCAAACCTTATTTTTGTAACGAATCAAACACGATACCTATGCTGAAAATCATATTGCTCTCTGTTTGCACATTGCTCACGTTAGCGCTGGTAGCGCAGGATAAAGCAGAACTGGAGAAAAAGCGGAAACAAACGCTTCAGGAGATCGATGTGCTCAACAAGCAGTACAGTGATGTGAAGAAGAATACGAAACAAAGTATTGGACAACTCACCCTTATTCAGAAAAAGATACAGCTTCGGAACGAAGTGATCAATAACATTAATAAGCAGGTGCGAACCATTGAACAGGATATCAATGCATCGTATATTGAGATGCGTCGACTGAAAAAAGATCTTGATACATTGAAATTAACCTATGCCCACAATGTAGTGTATGCGTATAAAAACCGCAGCAGTTACGATGTACTCAATTTTATTTTCTCGGCTACTAATTTCAATGATGCTATTCGACGTATTGCATACATGAAAGCCTATCGTAGTTACAGGGCCGATCAATTAGCAGTTATTCATAAAACAGAAGCGTTGTACAAAGACAAAATTGTACAGCTCACCAATAACCGCAAAGAAAAAAGTACGGTACTGAAAGATCAAAGTAAAGAAATGGGCGAACTGGTAAAAGATAAAGAAGAACAGGCCAGCGTAGTAAACCAACTGAAAAAGAAAGAAAAAGAGATCAATAGTAACATTGCAGCTAAACGGAAACAGGCACAACAAATGCAGGCATCCATTCAGGCGATCATTAACCGTGAAATAGCAGCTGCTAAAAAAGAGGCCGACACAAAAGCAAAAGCAGAGAGAGACCGTATTGCCAATGCAAAAAAAGAAGCTGACCGTATAGCAAAAGAAAATGCGAAGAATAACCCGGGTGCTACAACGGCACCTGTTGTTGCTGCACCCGTTGAAAAACCGGCTGCACCAGAAAAGAAAGTAAGTTATCTCGAATACAACAAAGAAGATCTTGCATTGGGTAATAGTTTTGAAGTAAACAAGGGGAAGCTTCCCTTTCCGGTAGATAATGGATTTGTTTCGATCAACTTTGGATCATATACTATCCCCGGTACTACTCTAAAAACCAGTCAGGATTTTATCACCATCGCTTCGCCGCCGGGAACATCAGTAAAAGCTTGTTTCGAAGGTGAAGTTGTGAGTGTGTTTGATGTGGGTGGCAACACCGCTGTAATGGTTCGTCATGGGAAATACTTTACCACATACAGTAATCTCAGTTCAACAACAGTGAGCAAAGGGCAAACGATCAAAACAGGCCAGGTAATTGGCCGTGTGGGAACTAACCTTGATGGGGATGGTGAATTGAATTTTATTCTGGCACGAGAAAATCAAATGATCAATCCGGCACCTTGGTTAAGAGGTCGCTGATACGTTTACAAAACGCTCATATAATTCTTCATACAAAGGAACAATGTAGTGAATATCAAATTTTGCTGCTTGTTCCTTTGCATTTTGTTTAAATAGTTGCAACTGCTCTTCATTCTTCAGTAACCCAATACCCAAACGGCTCAATTCATTTACATCGCCAATATTTGCCATGTAACCTGTTTCGCCATGAATATTGATTTCCGGAATACCACCTGCATTGCTTGATAACACCGGTACACCTGCCGCCATTGCTTCGAGGGCAGATAAACCAAAGCTTTCATATTCCGATGTAAGAATAAACAAGTCTGAAATAGCAAGGATCTCTTCCATTTCCTGTTGCTTGCCAAGAAAGCGTACATCATCACAAATGCCCAACTCACGGCAAAGTTCTTCTGCACCCGGACGATCAGGGCCATCACCCACCATCAGTAATTTAGAAGGAACAGCTTTGTTGATCTGATCAAAAATGTGAATGATATCATTAACACGTTTTACTTTACGAAAGTTACTGGCGTGTGCAATAATACGTTCGCCGTTTGGAGCCAGCACTTTGCGGAATGCATCCAATGGTTTTTTATCAAAGCGTTTTACATCCACAAAGTTGTGAATCACTTCAATTTCTTTTTCAATATGAAATGAATGATAGGTTTCTTTCCGAAGGTTGTGCGATACTGCAGTAATGGCATCGCTTTCGTTGATCGAAAATGTAACAACCGGTTCAAAGGTTTTGTCTTTTCCAACCAGTGTTATGTCCGTTCCGTGCAGCGTTGTAATCACGGGAATATCTTTTCCTTTTTTCTTCAAGATCTGTTTGGCCATATAAGCCGCTGATGCATGCGGAATGGCATAATGCACATGCAGCAGATCCAGATCGTTATTGATCACCACATCCACCATTGTACTTGCCAACGTGGTTTCATACGGCGGATAATCAAACAAGGGATAATGCGGTACACGTACTTCGTGATAAAATATATTTGTAAAAAAACCACTCAGCCGTACCGGTAGTTGATACGTGATAAAATGTACAGAATGGCCTTTCTCTGCCAATGCTTTTCCCAACTCCGTAGCCAATACTCCACTTCCGCCAAACGTGGGATAACATACAATACCTATTTTCATTGATTCTTTTTTATAGTTACAAACCTCTGGGAGGATTGTTTAATTGATAGGACAAGTGTCATTTATCATGCCAGAGGGTTTGCCACTGATGATTTGACAGGTTACAGCTACGAAGTTAGCATTTTCAGACAACCCGCATTTTTGAATGGCTACCGCTTGTAAAAAAGCAGTTTTTACAGCAACATCTCTTTTT
It encodes the following:
- a CDS encoding murein hydrolase activator EnvC family protein, coding for MLKIILLSVCTLLTLALVAQDKAELEKKRKQTLQEIDVLNKQYSDVKKNTKQSIGQLTLIQKKIQLRNEVINNINKQVRTIEQDINASYIEMRRLKKDLDTLKLTYAHNVVYAYKNRSSYDVLNFIFSATNFNDAIRRIAYMKAYRSYRADQLAVIHKTEALYKDKIVQLTNNRKEKSTVLKDQSKEMGELVKDKEEQASVVNQLKKKEKEINSNIAAKRKQAQQMQASIQAIINREIAAAKKEADTKAKAERDRIANAKKEADRIAKENAKNNPGATTAPVVAAPVEKPAAPEKKVSYLEYNKEDLALGNSFEVNKGKLPFPVDNGFVSINFGSYTIPGTTLKTSQDFITIASPPGTSVKACFEGEVVSVFDVGGNTAVMVRHGKYFTTYSNLSSTTVSKGQTIKTGQVIGRVGTNLDGDGELNFILARENQMINPAPWLRGR
- the bshA gene encoding N-acetyl-alpha-D-glucosaminyl L-malate synthase BshA, which codes for MKIGIVCYPTFGGSGVLATELGKALAEKGHSVHFITYQLPVRLSGFFTNIFYHEVRVPHYPLFDYPPYETTLASTMVDVVINNDLDLLHVHYAIPHASAAYMAKQILKKKGKDIPVITTLHGTDITLVGKDKTFEPVVTFSINESDAITAVSHNLRKETYHSFHIEKEIEVIHNFVDVKRFDKKPLDAFRKVLAPNGERIIAHASNFRKVKRVNDIIHIFDQINKAVPSKLLMVGDGPDRPGAEELCRELGICDDVRFLGKQQEMEEILAISDLFILTSEYESFGLSALEAMAAGVPVLSSNAGGIPEINIHGETGYMANIGDVNELSRLGIGLLKNEEQLQLFKQNAKEQAAKFDIHYIVPLYEELYERFVNVSATS